Sequence from the Candidatus Eisenbacteria bacterium genome:
GCCGTACCCCGGTCGCGACGGGCCCTGGGCCCTGCCGCGCGGCCCGCCCACCGCACCCTGGCCGCGGCGCGGGGCTTCATCCGGCCTGCGCGGGCCGCGGCGCGGGTCGGAGGTCGCAGCCTGTCCGCCGCGATACCCGCGGCGCGGCTCGGAAGAACTTGCCTGTCCGCCGCGGTAGCCGCGGCGCGGCTCGGAGGAGCTGGACGGGCCGCCGCGGTAGCCGCGGCCCTGCCCGGAGGCCGCCGCGCGCGGGGCCGGTCGGCCGCCGACACGCGGGCCGCGCGGGCCGGCCTCGCGCCGTACCGCCGGCGCGGCGGTCGGCCGCCGCTCCCCCAGCATCTTGCGCACGAACACCGGGATCTCCGAAGGGATGCCGGCCACCGGAACGCCCACGTTCTCCAGCGCCGTGATCTTGTCCGCCGCGGTGCCCGAGCCGCCGGAGACGATCGCCCCGGCGTGGCCCATGCGCTTGCCCGGCGGGGCGGTGAGCCCGGCGATGAAACCCACCACCGGCTTGCTCATCTTCTCGCCGATGAAGCGTGCCGCCTCCTCCTCGTCGCTGCCGCCGATCTCGCCGATCATCACCACGGCCTCGGTGCCGGGGTCGGCCTCGAAGGCCTCCAGAGCGTGGATGAAGCTGGTGCCGATCAGCGGGTCACCGCCGATGCCGATGCAAGTGGACTGGCCGATCCCGTTGGTGGTCAGCTGGTGCACCACCTCGTAGGTCAGCGTTCCGCTGCGGCTCACCACGCCCACGCGACCCTCGACGTGGATGTGGCCGGGCATGATGCCCACCTTGCAGCGGCCCGGCGAGATGAGGCCGGGACAGTTGGGCCCGATCAGGCGCGGCGGGCTGGGCCGGCGCTTGAGCTGGTCCATGACGCGCGCGGTGTCCAGCACCGGCACGCCCTCGGTGATGCACACGATCAGCTTGATGCGCGGCGAGGAGGCCGCCTCGAGTATCGCGTCGGCCGCGCCCGCCGGGGGCACGAAGATCAGCGCCGTGTCCGCGTGCTGCGCCTCGGCCGCCTCGATCACCGTGTCGTACACCGGCACGCCGTCCTGCAGCGACCCGCCCTTGCCGGGGGTCACTCCCGCCACCACCTGGGTGCCGTACTCCATCATCGCCCGCGAGTGAAACGAGCCGTCGCGACCCGTGATGCCCTGCACCAGCACGCGCGTGCGGCGATCCACAAGGATGCTCATGTCAGGCCCTCGCCTCCCGGGCGCTGGCGATGGCCGCCTGCACCCCTTCGTCCATGGACGATGTCGCCTGGAGGTTCACGCTTTCCAGAATCCGCCGCGCCTCCTCTTCGTTCGTCCCCGTCAGGCGAACCGTGACCGGCAGGTTCACCTTCATGTTCTGCAGCGCCTCCACGATGCCCCGGGCCACGTCGTCGCAGCGGGTGATGCCGCCAAAGATGTTGAACAGGACGGCCTTCACGTTGGGGTCGGAGAGGATGATCTTCATCGCGGTGGTGACCTTCTCGGGGCTCGAGCTGCCGCCGATGTCGAGGAAGTTGGCGGGTTTGCCCCCGAAGTGCTGCACCAGGTCCATGGTGGCCATGGCCAGGCCCGCGCCGTTCACCACGCAGCCGATGTCGCCGTCCAGCTTCACGTAGGACAGACCGGCCTCGCGCGCCAGGCGCTCCCCCTCGGTTTCCGAGGGGCGGTAGCTCGTGTGCACCTGCAGGTGGCGCATCTCGGCGTTGTCGTCCAGGCCCACCTTGGCGTCCAGGGCCAGCACCCGGCCATCGGGCGTGACGATCAGCGGGTTGATCTCCGCCAGCGAGCAGTCCTCGCGGCTGAACACCTGGTAAAGCTGCACCGCGATCTTCGCCATGGCCAGCCCGGCCCTGGCGTCGGGAGCCACGCGCATCATCACCTGCCGCGCCTGGAAGGCCTGCAGGCCGTAGTCGGGGTCAATCGCAAGGGTGAGGATCTTCTCCGGGCTGCGGCGGGCCACTTCCTCGATGTCCACGCCGCCCTCGGCGCAGGTCATGAGCAACGGCTTCTTGCGGCGGCGGTCCACCAGGATGGCCAGGTACACCTCGGTGGCGATGTCGGCGGCCTCCGCCACCAGCACCTCGCGCACCGTGAGGCCCTTGATCTCCATTCCCAGGATCTGCGCGGCCTTCTCGTGCGCTTCCTGCGGATCCTTCGCCAGCTTGATGCCACCGGCCTTGCCGCGGCCGCCCACCAGCACCTGGGCCTTCACCACCACCGGCTTGCCGATCCGCGCGGCGACGTCGCGGGCTTCTTCGGGAGTGCGCGCCACCTCGCCCATCGTGGTCGGAATGCCGTGGGCCCGGAACAGCTCCTTGGCCTGGTACTCTTGAATGTTCATGGAACCCTCTTCCTCCGCTGCGCCCCTCCGGCGCGCGGGTGGGGACCCGCGCCGGGCCGTTGTCCGACCTCCCGCGGGGTGCGGGCGAGGCCGGAAATTGTACGCAAATTCTTTCGCCGCTAGTGATTCCAAGCCGGCTGCATGCCGTGCGCCGGGGCCGCGGAGAGCGATCGCGGCTTCCTTAGGTACCCCCGCACAGGCCGGGGGCCTGCGGGACCGGGTACGCGCGCTGGGCGGGAATGGCCCCAAGGTAGCAGCGGGGTCGCGGCAAGGTCAATCGCGTTTCCTTGCCCGGCCCAGCAGCCGGGTGGTGGAGGAGAGCCGTCCGGAGTGCAGCGGCACGCGCACCACCCTCCCACCCCATCCCCGCACCAGGTCGGCGCCCACGATGGCAGCCACCTTGTAGTCCGCGCCCTTCACCAGCACGTCGGGGCGCAGGGCGCGGATCAGCTTCAGCGGCGTATCCTCCCCGAACGGCACCACCAGGTCCACGTCGCGAAGCGCTCCCAGCACCGCCGCCCGCGCCGCCAGTTTCTGCACCGGACGCGCCGGCCCTTTGAGTCGTCGCACCGAGGCGTCGGTGTTGAGCCCCACCACCAGGGCATCCCCCGCGGCGCGCGCCGCGCGCAGGATGCGCACGTGCCCGGGATGGAGGATGTCGAAGACGCCGTTGGTGAACACCACGCGCAGCCCGCGGCGTTTCCACGCGGCCACGCGCGCGCGCGCCGCGGCGGGCCCCAGCACCCGCTTCTCAGGCCTGGCCATGGTCCTCCAGCGAGGCCGCCAGCGCGGCCGGATCGGGCACCGCGGTGCCCACTTCGCGGATCACCAGCCCCGCGGCGTGGTTGCTCACCAGCGCCGCCTCCAGGAAGTCCCCGCCCGCGCACAGCGTGAGCGTGAACGTGGCCACCACCGTGTCGCCCGCGCCGGTCACGTCGTAGACCTCGCGCGCCACCGCCGGCAGGTGGGTCACCTTCGAAGGCGGTTCGAACAGCGACATGCCGTCCTTGCCGCGCGTCACCAGCACCGAGCGCGCCCCGGTGACGCGCTGGATCTCCCAACCGGCGCGCAGCAGGCTCTCCGGGTCGTGCACCCGCACCCCGGCCACTTCCCCCGCCTCGGCGGTGTTGGGAGTGAGCGTGCTCACGCCCTGGTAGAGCCTCACGTGCCGCTCCTTGGGGTCCACGCACACCGGCAGCCCGCGTTCACGGATCAGGGGCAGCAGACCCTCCAGCACCTCGGCGGTCACCACGCCCTTGCCATAGTCGGACAGCACCACACCCTGGGCGCGCTCCAGCAGCGGCCGGATGCCGTCAATGAGGCGGGCGGCCTCGCGCGAGTCCAGGTCCAGCCGCCGCTCCTGGTCCAGCCGCAGCACCTGCTGCTGGTGCGCCACGATGCGCGTCTTGAGCGTGGTGGGCACCTGCGGGCGCACCACCAGGTGCGCGGCGTCCACGCCGGCCCGCGCCAGCGCGGCGCGCAGTTCCGCGGCGCGGCCGTCGTCGCCCACCGCGCCCACCAGCGCGCACTCGGCCCCCAGCGCGCGGACGTTCCACGCCACGTTGGCGGCCCCGCCCAGCCGGTCGCTTTCCCGGTCGGCCTCCACCACCAGCACCGGCGCCTCGGGGGACACGCGGCTGGCCTGGCCCCACACGTAGCGGTCCAGCATCACGTCACCCAGCACCAGCACGCGACAGCGCGGGAACTCGCCCACGCGCGCCGCGGCCCGGCGCAGGATCTGCTTCTCGCTCATCGCACCTCCGCCGCACGGCGCAGCGCGCGCACGGCCTCTTCCCCGCTCATCGGGGCCTCCGGTTCGAATCGCCCCGCGGCCCGGGGCGTCATGAGCCCCCGCCCCAGCGCGCGCTCCACGGCGCCCCGGCGGTAGTCGTGTGAGGGCACGTCCGCGCACTCCGCGGCCGTACCCGTGGAATCCGCGGGCCAGTCGAACAGGTCCAGCCACAGCGCGAACCGGCCGCGGGACACCTGGTCGTCCGGCCGGAACGAGCCGTCCGGGTAAAGTTCCAGCCCGCCCTGCATCACGGCGCCGCGGACCAGCCCCACCCACGGCGTGCCCTCCATGTCGCGCAGGGAATCGCGCGCGGCGCGGAAGTGCGTGAGTTCCGGCGCCGGGAAGCGCGGCGGGCGCGGCGGCGCCCCGTGCGCGCGCAGCAGCGCGGCCCATTGCAGCCGCGTCAGCGCGGGACTGGACGAGGCGGCGGCCAGCAGGCTCTCCGCCGGCGTGGGCGGCGGCGGGGGCGTGAGCCGCTCCGCGACCCGCATCGCCGAAGTGTCCCCCATCGCGGCCGCTCGCACCAGCAGCTCGCGCGCCTCCCGGGGCGCCCCCCGGCCCGCCAGCAGTCCCGCGGCACGGAGGTACGGCGGGGACCACGTGGAATCGGCGGTCCGGGCACGCGCGTAGCGGTCCAGCGCGCCGGAAGTGTCGCCGCGCACTTCGTCGAACCAGCCTTCGGCGAGCAGCACCTCCGGCTCGGGGGAATGCGCCAGGCCCATGACCAAGGTGTCGGATTCGGAAATGCGGCCGGAGAGGCGGTAGCTGAGTGCCAGGCCCCAGCGGCCGCCGGCGTCGGGGGTGTGCTCGGCCCCGGATCGGGCCAGCGAGCGCTGAAAGAGCACCAGCGCGGAATCCGTCCAGCCTTCCATCAGCAAACCGTAGGCCTGCAGCGACGCGATGCGCGCGTAGTCCACGCGCGCCGAGGCGACCCGGCGCGTCTCCCCGGGCGCTACCTTGTCCCCCGGGCCGGACTGTCCGTCGGCGGGTGTCGGCGGAGATTTCGGCGTGCCCGCGCAACCCGCGGCAAGGGTCGCGGCCAGCGCGGTGAGGAGCGCGGCGCGCGCCGCGGAATGCAGGGTCATGGCGCCGCGGAAGGTACCACAGGAGAGCGGGGGCGTCACCGAGCGGGCGATTAGGCCGGCGGACCGGTGGGTCGGGGCCGGGCCCGGAATGCGAAGGGCCAGCCGGTAGTGCAAAGGGCCGGCCGCGTGGCGGCCGACCCCGGTCCGGCGCGGAAGGGAGGACGCTCAGGCCGCGTCGCGGCGGGCCAGGCGCACCGCCTGCCCCAGCACCCGCAGCACGTCCTCCATCTGGAAGGGCTTGGAGACCACGAAGTCCACGTTCTGGTTGCGGGCCTCCTGCAGGTCCAGCTGCCCGCCCCAGCCGGTGATGAGCACCACCGGCACACCCGGCCATTCGCACTTCACCGCCTGCGCCACCTGCCAGCCGTTGAGCCCGGGCATGCCGAGGTCGGTCATCACCACGTCGGCGCCCTGGGCGCGCAGCAGCGACAGGGCCTCGGAGCCGTCGGAAGCCAGGATCACCTGGTGGCCGAGGTTCACCAGCATGTCGCGCATCACCTCGCGCACCGTGGGCTCGTCGTCCACCACCAGCACCTTCACCTGCTCCAGCAGTTCGGCGTCTTGCTTGGTGGTTTCCACCTCGGGCACGCGGGTGCCCTGCGGCAGCGTCAGCGTGAAGCACGTCCCCTGTCCCGCCTGCGACTCCACCTTGAGCGTGCCCTTGTGGCGGTTGGCGATCCCCAGCGCGATGCTCAGCCCCAGGCCGGTGCCGCCCGACTTCTTGGTGGTGTAGAACGGATCGAACGCGCGGGCCTGCACCTCGGGGCTCATGCCGGTGCCGGTGTCCTGCACCTGCAGCACCGCGTTGCCGTCCACGGTGAGGGTGCGCACCGTGAGGCGCCCGCCTGCGGGCATGGCGTCCGCGGCGTTGAGCACCAGGTTGGTGAGCACCTCGCGCAGCTCCGAGGGCGAGCCGTCCACCGTGGGCACCGGGCCCAGGTCGGTCTCCAGGGTCATCACCGCCTCGGCGGGGCGGGTGTGCAGGGCCTGCGCGAGCATCTCCAGCCCCGAGCGCACCACCTCGTGCAGGTCCACCGGGATGAAGTCCTGATCGCGGCGCACCCGGGTGAACTCCTGGATGCGGCGCACCGTCTGCACGCCGTCGTGCGCGGTCTGTTCGATCACCTTCAGCCCGGCGCGCACCGCGGGGTCCTCGGTGCGCAGCAGCATCAGCTGGGTGCGGCCCAGGATGGCCGCGAGCAGGTTGTTGAAGTCGTGGGCCACGCCGCCGGCCACCTGGCCGAAGGCGTTCAGCCGCTCGGAGCGCACCAGGTGCTGCTGCGCCTCCTCCAGCTCGCGCAGCGCGCGGCGGGCGTCGCCGTAGAGGCGGGCGTTGTCAATCGCCACGCTTCCGTGATGCGCCAGGATGATCAGCAGTTCCAGGTCCTCGCGGTGGAACGGCCGGTCCACCTCGCGGGCCAGCGTCATCACGCCCAGCACCCGGTCCTTGGAGACCAGCGGCACGCAGCACAGGCACTCGTCCTCGTCCTCGGGCGTGTTGTCCACGTGCCGGGCGCGCGGGTCGCGGATGGCGTGCGGCACGATCTCCGGCTTGCCGGTGCGGGCCACGTCGCCGGTGATCCCTTCGCCCAGCTTCAGGCGCATGGCCATGATCTCTTCCACGTACACCGACTCGTTGGCCGCGATGGGATAGAGCTCCTCGCGCTCGGGGTCCAGCAGGAACAGGGTGCAGCCGCGCGCCACGCTCAGGGAGGCGGCGTGCTCCACGATCCGGCGCAGGATGGTGTCGCGATCCAGCGAGGAGCTCACCACGCGGCACACGTCCAGCAGCGCGGCCCAGCGTTCGTTGGTCGCGCGGGCTTCGGAGAACAGTCCGGCGTTTTCCACCGCCAGCGCCGCGTGCCCGGCGAATGCCAGCGCGGTGTCTATCTCCAGCTGGCTCAGTTCGCGCGGCTGCGAATTGGTGCCCAGCACCAGCACACCCTTGGGCCCGTCCACTCCCAGCAGCGGCACGAACAGGGCGCTCACCGGCCCGGCATGCTCCGGGGCAACGGGGGCGGCGCCCCCCTCCACGGCGCGCAGCACCTTGCACGTGAGGCTCTGGTAGGCCTGCGCCGCCAGCGCACCGGCCGCCAGGTCCACGCGCGGGGCGCGCGCGGCAAACTCGGCCCCACGGCTGGAGGCAACCATGCGCAACGTCCGTCCCTCCAGGTCGGGCTCGTAGAGGCACACCCAATCGGCGTGCAACACGTGGGTGGCGCCGCGGATGATGGAGGTGCGGGCGGAGTCGAGGTCCAGGGCGCATGCCACTTCGCGGCTGAAGTCGAAGAGGGCGCGGAAGACACGGATGGCCTCGTCGGTCTCCCGGCGACGGCGCTCGAAACGATCGTGAATGCGGGCGCGGGTGCCCTGCCAGCGGGCGCGGTGGAGCACCGGAGCCAGGGCCGCGAGGAACTCGGAGGTGCGCCAGGCCAAGTCGGCAGACGCGTCGGGTGACGAGATGGTGCCGTCCACGGCCTCGCGAATCGCGGGCCAAAGGGAGGGCGCGGCGCGCTGGAGGCGACGGGCCAGACGGGCGGGAACGCTCTCTTCGAACGCGCAGTCCACCCCGCCGCGCCGGGCCACTTCGTAGCGGTCGGCGAGCGCGCACACCGCACCCCACATCCGGGACGCGCGGGCAGGCGTGAGCTGCCGCGCGTGCGGGGCGCGCGCCTGCCACGCCTCGAGGACACGGGGTCCGAGCGCGGCCAGGATCTGTCCCAGGTCGCCTGCGACGGAACGCGAGGGCTTCACGAAACCTCTTGGGCCAGTGCGGCTTGCGTGTATGCGCAGGCGCGCACGCCTGCCGATGGAAGACCATTGAACACGGGGACGTCCGGGGCCCACCGGCTTGCGCCGGGGGGTGGTCCCCTCGTCCCCCAAGTTATCGGCCCGCCACGGGGCAACTTGAATCCGTTGACCCGGCACAGCCGCTTCCGTACCATGGACTTGCCCGCCCGTTTCTCCTCCCCGCAGGAATCCCAATCATGCTGTCCCGGATCTGGAGCGCCGCCCTCCATGGGCTCGAGGCGTATCCCGTGCTGGTGGAAGCCGACGTGGGTCCAGGGCTCGCCGGCTTCTCCACCGTGGGCCTGCCTGACATGACCGTCCGCGAAAGCCGCGAGCGCGTGATCTCCGCGCTGCGCAACAGCGGCCTGGAATTCCCACTGCGCCGCATCACCGTGAACCTGGCCCCCGCGGACCTGCGCAAGGAAGGCTCGGCGTTCGACCTGCCCATCGCGCTCGGCATTCTTGCGGCCAGCGGTCAGCTGCCCTCGAACGCGGCGGACGGCTTCGTGGTGC
This genomic interval carries:
- a CDS encoding S-layer homology domain-containing protein, producing MTLHSAARAALLTALAATLAAGCAGTPKSPPTPADGQSGPGDKVAPGETRRVASARVDYARIASLQAYGLLMEGWTDSALVLFQRSLARSGAEHTPDAGGRWGLALSYRLSGRISESDTLVMGLAHSPEPEVLLAEGWFDEVRGDTSGALDRYARARTADSTWSPPYLRAAGLLAGRGAPREARELLVRAAAMGDTSAMRVAERLTPPPPPTPAESLLAAASSSPALTRLQWAALLRAHGAPPRPPRFPAPELTHFRAARDSLRDMEGTPWVGLVRGAVMQGGLELYPDGSFRPDDQVSRGRFALWLDLFDWPADSTGTAAECADVPSHDYRRGAVERALGRGLMTPRAAGRFEPEAPMSGEEAVRALRRAAEVR
- the sucD gene encoding succinate--CoA ligase subunit alpha translates to MSILVDRRTRVLVQGITGRDGSFHSRAMMEYGTQVVAGVTPGKGGSLQDGVPVYDTVIEAAEAQHADTALIFVPPAGAADAILEAASSPRIKLIVCITEGVPVLDTARVMDQLKRRPSPPRLIGPNCPGLISPGRCKVGIMPGHIHVEGRVGVVSRSGTLTYEVVHQLTTNGIGQSTCIGIGGDPLIGTSFIHALEAFEADPGTEAVVMIGEIGGSDEEEAARFIGEKMSKPVVGFIAGLTAPPGKRMGHAGAIVSGGSGTAADKITALENVGVPVAGIPSEIPVFVRKMLGERRPTAAPAVRREAGPRGPRVGGRPAPRAAASGQGRGYRGGPSSSSEPRRGYRGGQASSSEPRRGYRGGQAATSDPRRGPRRPDEAPRRGQGAVGGPRGRAQGPSRPGYG
- a CDS encoding GAF domain-containing protein, whose product is MKPSRSVAGDLGQILAALGPRVLEAWQARAPHARQLTPARASRMWGAVCALADRYEVARRGGVDCAFEESVPARLARRLQRAAPSLWPAIREAVDGTISSPDASADLAWRTSEFLAALAPVLHRARWQGTRARIHDRFERRRRETDEAIRVFRALFDFSREVACALDLDSARTSIIRGATHVLHADWVCLYEPDLEGRTLRMVASSRGAEFAARAPRVDLAAGALAAQAYQSLTCKVLRAVEGGAAPVAPEHAGPVSALFVPLLGVDGPKGVLVLGTNSQPRELSQLEIDTALAFAGHAALAVENAGLFSEARATNERWAALLDVCRVVSSSLDRDTILRRIVEHAASLSVARGCTLFLLDPEREELYPIAANESVYVEEIMAMRLKLGEGITGDVARTGKPEIVPHAIRDPRARHVDNTPEDEDECLCCVPLVSKDRVLGVMTLAREVDRPFHREDLELLIILAHHGSVAIDNARLYGDARRALRELEEAQQHLVRSERLNAFGQVAGGVAHDFNNLLAAILGRTQLMLLRTEDPAVRAGLKVIEQTAHDGVQTVRRIQEFTRVRRDQDFIPVDLHEVVRSGLEMLAQALHTRPAEAVMTLETDLGPVPTVDGSPSELREVLTNLVLNAADAMPAGGRLTVRTLTVDGNAVLQVQDTGTGMSPEVQARAFDPFYTTKKSGGTGLGLSIALGIANRHKGTLKVESQAGQGTCFTLTLPQGTRVPEVETTKQDAELLEQVKVLVVDDEPTVREVMRDMLVNLGHQVILASDGSEALSLLRAQGADVVMTDLGMPGLNGWQVAQAVKCEWPGVPVVLITGWGGQLDLQEARNQNVDFVVSKPFQMEDVLRVLGQAVRLARRDAA
- the sucC gene encoding ADP-forming succinate--CoA ligase subunit beta; protein product: MNIQEYQAKELFRAHGIPTTMGEVARTPEEARDVAARIGKPVVVKAQVLVGGRGKAGGIKLAKDPQEAHEKAAQILGMEIKGLTVREVLVAEAADIATEVYLAILVDRRRKKPLLMTCAEGGVDIEEVARRSPEKILTLAIDPDYGLQAFQARQVMMRVAPDARAGLAMAKIAVQLYQVFSREDCSLAEINPLIVTPDGRVLALDAKVGLDDNAEMRHLQVHTSYRPSETEGERLAREAGLSYVKLDGDIGCVVNGAGLAMATMDLVQHFGGKPANFLDIGGSSSPEKVTTAMKIILSDPNVKAVLFNIFGGITRCDDVARGIVEALQNMKVNLPVTVRLTGTNEEEARRILESVNLQATSSMDEGVQAAIASAREARA